The Streptomyces sp. Alt3 genome has a segment encoding these proteins:
- a CDS encoding helix-turn-helix domain-containing protein, producing MVNRKELNPESSPRAAFGARMRRLRESRGWSQEELAESLAYSGQHISAVETSRKPPTLPFSRKADLVFGITDSADSFEREWREIRHGSLLEGFPQYVGHEGRAVEIRLYNIGIIPGLLQTPEYARVLADSAVRRGAITPAQADERVSFLAERQAALARPRPPMMFVTMDESCIRRPIGGADVMAAQLEHLVEFAGQPNTLLQVAPFEIGERRTFDLPVNLLTLPDRSVICYAESQAQGHLDRESTSVMPMLTAYHQLQAEALSQAASVAMISQLRKGTP from the coding sequence ATGGTCAACCGCAAGGAATTGAACCCTGAGAGCAGCCCCCGAGCAGCCTTTGGTGCCCGGATGCGCAGGTTACGAGAGAGTAGAGGCTGGAGCCAGGAAGAGTTGGCTGAAAGCCTGGCATATTCCGGTCAGCATATTTCCGCTGTGGAAACTAGCCGGAAGCCGCCAACTCTCCCCTTCTCACGCAAAGCCGATCTCGTCTTCGGCATTACCGATTCCGCCGATTCGTTCGAGCGCGAGTGGCGCGAGATCCGGCACGGCTCGCTACTGGAGGGCTTCCCGCAGTACGTCGGGCACGAAGGCCGAGCTGTAGAGATCCGGCTCTACAACATTGGGATCATTCCCGGCCTGTTGCAGACGCCGGAGTACGCCCGAGTGTTGGCGGACAGCGCCGTACGGCGGGGTGCCATCACGCCCGCACAAGCGGATGAACGTGTCTCGTTCCTGGCGGAGCGACAGGCGGCGCTGGCTCGACCCCGGCCACCCATGATGTTCGTGACCATGGACGAGAGCTGCATCCGCCGGCCCATCGGCGGAGCCGACGTCATGGCCGCCCAGTTGGAACATCTGGTCGAGTTCGCCGGGCAGCCGAACACGCTGCTTCAGGTGGCACCGTTCGAGATTGGCGAGCGACGCACGTTCGACCTGCCCGTCAACCTCCTGACGCTGCCGGATCGGTCCGTGATCTGCTATGCCGAGTCGCAGGCTCAGGGGCACCTGGACCGAGAGAGCACTTCCGTCATGCCCATGCTGACGGCCTACCATCAACTACAGGCCGAGGCGCTGTCGCAAGCAGCGTCCGTAGCCATGATCAGCCAGTTGCGAAAGGGCACCCCGTGA
- a CDS encoding DUF397 domain-containing protein, with amino-acid sequence MTTESPRWFKSSYSNNGGDCIEVAANLVAPHGIVPVRDSKDPSGPVLHFAACAFASFVADVKTRDSSGL; translated from the coding sequence GTGACGACCGAATCCCCCCGTTGGTTCAAGTCCTCGTACAGCAACAACGGCGGTGACTGCATCGAGGTCGCCGCCAACCTCGTCGCCCCGCACGGCATCGTTCCCGTGCGTGACTCCAAGGACCCGAGTGGCCCAGTTCTGCATTTCGCCGCCTGCGCGTTCGCTTCGTTCGTGGCCGACGTGAAGACCCGGGACTCCTCCGGCCTCTGA
- a CDS encoding DUF6119 family protein, producing the protein MPSGTGTAASRAEVLSGAAHHFYWQGSWYEIGAEFVEALKRDITEVLHRPHKVTLPVWPKGKDEGWFNEEADRQPGYDLFDKKTVRTKTFRGGGLEICDLLGPEGQLIMVKKADSGSSGLSHLFAQARTAIEALRYDVEVREQFLARVAELRPDLRPEDILATPTVVLAIRLKYGVPITAESLFAFSQVSLLQTDVALQGMGAKVEVVPIYA; encoded by the coding sequence GTGCCGTCCGGTACGGGCACGGCGGCCAGCAGGGCCGAGGTGCTGAGCGGGGCAGCCCACCACTTCTACTGGCAGGGCAGCTGGTACGAGATCGGCGCCGAGTTCGTCGAGGCGCTCAAGCGCGACATCACGGAAGTGCTGCACCGGCCGCACAAGGTGACCCTGCCGGTCTGGCCCAAGGGCAAGGACGAGGGCTGGTTCAACGAGGAGGCGGACCGGCAGCCGGGCTATGACCTCTTCGACAAGAAGACGGTCCGCACGAAGACGTTCCGCGGCGGCGGCCTCGAGATCTGCGACCTCCTGGGCCCCGAAGGTCAGCTGATCATGGTCAAGAAGGCCGACTCCGGGAGCTCCGGGCTGAGCCACCTGTTCGCCCAGGCCCGCACGGCGATCGAGGCGCTGCGCTACGACGTCGAGGTACGGGAACAGTTCCTCGCCCGCGTTGCCGAGCTGCGCCCGGATTTGCGGCCCGAGGACATCCTGGCCACGCCGACCGTGGTCCTGGCCATCCGCCTGAAGTACGGCGTCCCCATCACCGCGGAGTCGTTGTTCGCGTTCTCGCAGGTGTCCTTGCTGCAGACCGACGTGGCGCTGCAGGGGATGGGCGCCAAGGTCGAGGTGGTCCCGATCTATGCCTGA
- a CDS encoding oligopeptide/dipeptide ABC transporter ATP-binding protein, translating into MPVPDGTGSRPRALTGEVPDPGSPPPGCRFHPRCPLAVDRCRTDEPVLLGLPGAAESEVACWVAQAGEPAAVG; encoded by the coding sequence GTGCCCGTACCGGACGGCACCGGCTCCCGCCCTCGGGCACTGACCGGAGAGGTCCCGGACCCGGGCAGCCCCCCGCCCGGCTGCCGCTTCCACCCCCGCTGCCCGCTCGCCGTCGACCGCTGCCGGACCGACGAGCCGGTCCTGCTGGGGCTCCCGGGGGCGGCGGAGTCCGAGGTGGCCTGCTGGGTCGCACAGGCCGGGGAACCGGCTGCGGTCGGGTGA
- a CDS encoding protein kinase domain-containing protein codes for MGPPSAPDRYRLRRSIGRGGEAVLYLADLELSGGAEPVVVKVLDTRRTMTEERFAGASADWSEQAELLRFLHRPGIVGVREHFEGAPPHPRGEAEDTPARALCLVMNHVKGLDLREWRAERTLGTATERREALRTLVQLAEVLDWLHSGRATPSGRVVVHGDLSPGNVMVDDDGQATLVDFGLSKVAPDRRTAEVWFTPGFAAPEVYEGLRSAAADRYAFGALAYFLLSGEDPPSSCEQLRNRLAQLPWIAELPAAQVGALQAVCDPDPQRRPDSLVTWVDRLRRGVLTTTSASPQPATAPALARPSGPPLPPHPPTQPASAPAPAPAPAAAAVRAGQDGRRAGPSRRRALLGAAVAVPVVAAGTFWAVPFFGDDQDRANSRPPAATPTSTPLPTPTTSPSGASGTPSAEPDAEPDAGESAPAAEEPERLVMTVMEPVTGGRNFQGEGAVINTEKFTEAVTYRTTCHEGKATYHLGREWSSLAFTAGIEDTSDDTRMRLTVRGDDRVLTTSTLTLGASRKVKLDVSGVLRLHVEITPVYSTCDLVSDSVAALGDPTLTNP; via the coding sequence GTGGGACCGCCGTCGGCACCGGACAGGTACCGGTTACGCAGGTCGATCGGGCGTGGCGGAGAGGCCGTGCTGTACCTCGCGGATCTGGAACTCTCCGGTGGCGCCGAGCCCGTGGTGGTCAAGGTGCTGGACACGCGCAGGACCATGACCGAGGAGCGGTTCGCCGGAGCCAGCGCCGATTGGAGCGAGCAGGCGGAACTACTGCGTTTCCTCCACCGACCCGGGATCGTCGGGGTGCGGGAGCACTTCGAGGGGGCGCCGCCGCATCCGCGCGGGGAGGCCGAGGACACGCCGGCCCGGGCGCTCTGCCTCGTCATGAACCACGTGAAGGGCCTCGACCTGCGGGAGTGGCGGGCCGAGCGAACCCTGGGCACGGCGACCGAGCGACGAGAGGCGCTGCGTACGCTGGTGCAACTGGCCGAGGTGCTGGACTGGTTGCACTCCGGGCGGGCGACGCCGTCCGGGCGCGTGGTCGTCCACGGCGACCTGTCCCCCGGCAACGTGATGGTGGACGACGACGGGCAGGCGACCCTGGTCGACTTCGGGCTCAGCAAGGTCGCGCCCGACCGCCGGACCGCCGAAGTGTGGTTCACACCCGGTTTCGCGGCACCGGAGGTGTACGAGGGCCTGCGGTCGGCGGCAGCCGACCGCTACGCCTTCGGGGCCCTCGCCTACTTCCTGCTCAGTGGCGAGGACCCACCGAGCAGTTGTGAGCAGTTGCGGAACCGCCTCGCACAACTGCCGTGGATCGCGGAGCTGCCCGCGGCGCAGGTCGGCGCGCTCCAGGCGGTGTGCGACCCTGACCCGCAGCGTCGACCGGACTCGCTGGTGACCTGGGTCGACCGGCTGCGGCGCGGAGTCCTCACCACGACGTCCGCATCGCCACAGCCTGCGACGGCACCGGCCCTGGCACGCCCGTCCGGCCCGCCGCTCCCGCCCCACCCTCCGACACAGCCGGCCTCGGCACCAGCACCAGCACCGGCTCCGGCCGCTGCCGCGGTCCGGGCGGGACAGGACGGCCGGCGGGCCGGACCCTCACGGCGCAGGGCTCTGCTGGGAGCCGCGGTCGCGGTACCGGTGGTGGCGGCCGGGACCTTCTGGGCGGTGCCCTTCTTCGGCGACGACCAGGACAGGGCGAACAGCCGCCCTCCGGCAGCCACGCCCACGTCCACGCCCCTGCCCACACCCACCACGTCCCCGTCCGGCGCCTCCGGCACACCGTCGGCCGAGCCGGACGCCGAGCCGGACGCCGGGGAGAGCGCACCTGCGGCGGAGGAACCGGAGCGCCTGGTCATGACGGTCATGGAGCCGGTGACGGGCGGCAGGAACTTCCAGGGCGAGGGCGCCGTCATCAACACGGAGAAGTTCACCGAGGCCGTGACCTACCGGACCACCTGTCACGAAGGGAAAGCCACCTACCACCTGGGCCGTGAGTGGTCCTCACTCGCCTTCACCGCGGGAATCGAGGACACCTCCGACGACACACGCATGCGGCTGACCGTCCGGGGGGACGACAGGGTCCTGACGACAAGCACGCTCACCCTCGGCGCTTCGAGGAAGGTGAAGCTCGACGTGTCCGGTGTCCTGCGGCTGCACGTGGAGATCACTCCGGTCTACTCGACCTGCGACCTGGTCAGCGACTCGGTGGCCGCGCTCGGCGACCCCACGCTCACCAATCCCTGA
- the trxA gene encoding thioredoxin yields the protein MIHAEGVAEVTDTTFDAEVLGAGLPVLVEFTADWCGPCRQLAPVLSSIAREEAGRLKVVQIDVDHNPDITSRYAVLSMPTLMVFQDGEPVKSMVGARPRRRLLQELEDWLPAAV from the coding sequence ATGATCCACGCAGAAGGTGTCGCGGAGGTCACCGACACGACGTTCGACGCGGAGGTCCTGGGAGCAGGACTGCCGGTCCTGGTCGAATTCACGGCCGACTGGTGCGGCCCGTGCCGCCAGCTCGCCCCCGTGCTCAGCTCGATCGCCCGGGAGGAGGCCGGACGCCTCAAGGTCGTCCAGATCGACGTGGACCACAACCCGGACATCACGAGCCGCTACGCGGTGCTGTCCATGCCGACCCTGATGGTGTTCCAGGACGGCGAACCGGTGAAGTCGATGGTGGGCGCCCGCCCCAGGCGCCGCCTGCTCCAGGAACTGGAGGACTGGCTGCCGGCGGCGGTCTGA
- a CDS encoding MerR family transcriptional regulator, whose translation MRIGELAGRAGTTTRTLRYYESRGLLPARRAENGYRTYDESDLRLIQQIRTLQDFGFDLEETRPFVDCLRAGHPAGDACPASLAVYRRKLGELDALIDQLRGVRADVGAQLARAELEASAEVPGGPEPRCELNWEDDE comes from the coding sequence ATGCGAATCGGGGAGCTGGCCGGACGCGCCGGGACGACGACACGGACCCTGCGGTACTACGAGTCACGGGGCCTGCTGCCGGCACGCCGCGCGGAGAACGGCTACCGCACGTACGACGAGAGCGACCTGCGGCTGATCCAGCAGATCCGGACCCTCCAGGACTTCGGGTTCGACCTGGAGGAGACCCGCCCCTTCGTCGACTGCCTGCGCGCCGGCCACCCGGCGGGCGACGCCTGTCCCGCCTCGCTGGCCGTCTACCGGCGCAAGCTCGGCGAACTGGACGCGCTGATCGACCAGTTGCGGGGCGTCCGGGCCGACGTGGGCGCCCAGCTGGCCCGCGCCGAGCTGGAGGCCTCGGCCGAGGTGCCGGGCGGCCCCGAACCACGATGTGAACTGAACTGGGAGGACGACGAATGA
- a CDS encoding family 16 glycosylhydrolase yields MRTSRTIPHRRTTFLAALTALVLALAAALTVAGSGSARGDVPTAPGWNLQWSDDFNGANRALPSSANWQIDTGHGYPGGPGNWGTGEIQNYTASPDNVSLDGSGNLRITPLRDSAGNWTSGRIETKRADFKAPAGGTLRIEGRVQMPNVTGNAALGYWPAFWALGSPYRGNYWNWPGIGEFDIMENVNGINSVWGVLHCGVNPGGPCNETTGLGNSRTCPGASCQSAFHTYRFEWDRAVTPNALRWYVDGQLFHSVTQNQLPAATWTDMTDHAGYFLLLNLAIGGAFPNALGGSTPTAETVPGRPMLVDYVGVWTKGGGGTTDPPTDPPTGSSTLALRSAGGLGAAQSAASSVTVASAGGGNYDGTPHSPQTFTATGVTRAYDGGSTQFDVFADSGTTIANGQQVRVSYDRTSDGTWDRTETYNYFATDPVNGYEHYTQAKGLKASTGSHGDLADGTVKVEIWNAIGNGPGTVGVGNQSVVHIPYG; encoded by the coding sequence TTGCGTACGAGCCGCACCATCCCCCACAGACGTACGACGTTCCTCGCCGCCCTCACCGCCCTGGTCCTCGCCCTCGCCGCGGCGCTCACCGTGGCCGGTTCCGGGTCCGCCCGCGGTGACGTACCGACGGCGCCCGGCTGGAACCTGCAGTGGAGCGACGACTTCAACGGCGCGAACCGCGCCCTGCCGTCCTCCGCGAACTGGCAGATCGACACGGGGCACGGCTATCCCGGAGGACCGGGCAACTGGGGCACCGGCGAGATCCAGAACTACACCGCCAGCCCCGACAACGTCAGCCTCGACGGCAGCGGCAACCTCCGGATCACCCCGCTCCGCGACAGCGCGGGCAACTGGACCTCCGGCCGCATCGAGACCAAGCGGGCCGACTTCAAGGCCCCGGCGGGCGGCACCCTGCGCATCGAGGGCCGCGTCCAGATGCCGAACGTGACCGGCAACGCCGCGCTCGGCTACTGGCCGGCCTTCTGGGCACTCGGCTCGCCCTACCGCGGCAACTACTGGAACTGGCCGGGCATCGGCGAGTTCGACATCATGGAGAACGTCAACGGCATCAACTCCGTCTGGGGCGTGCTGCACTGCGGCGTCAACCCGGGCGGCCCGTGCAACGAGACCACCGGCCTCGGCAACAGCCGTACCTGCCCCGGCGCGAGCTGCCAGTCCGCCTTCCACACCTACCGGTTCGAGTGGGACCGCGCCGTCACGCCCAACGCCCTGCGCTGGTACGTCGACGGCCAGCTCTTCCACAGCGTCACCCAGAACCAGCTGCCCGCCGCGACCTGGACGGACATGACGGACCACGCCGGGTACTTCCTCCTGCTGAACCTCGCGATCGGCGGCGCCTTCCCGAACGCCCTCGGCGGCTCCACCCCGACCGCCGAGACGGTGCCGGGGCGGCCCATGCTGGTCGACTACGTGGGCGTCTGGACCAAGGGCGGCGGCGGTACCACCGACCCGCCCACCGATCCGCCGACCGGCTCCTCCACCCTCGCCCTGCGCAGCGCCGGCGGTCTCGGCGCAGCCCAGTCCGCCGCTTCCTCGGTGACGGTCGCCTCGGCCGGCGGCGGCAACTACGACGGCACCCCGCACAGCCCGCAGACCTTCACGGCGACGGGCGTCACCCGGGCGTACGACGGCGGCTCGACCCAGTTCGACGTGTTCGCCGACTCGGGCACCACCATCGCGAACGGGCAGCAGGTGCGGGTGAGTTACGACCGTACGAGCGACGGGACCTGGGACCGGACGGAGACGTACAACTACTTCGCCACCGACCCCGTCAACGGGTACGAGCACTACACCCAGGCCAAGGGTCTCAAGGCCTCCACCGGGAGCCACGGCGATCTGGCCGACGGCACGGTGAAGGTGGAGATCTGGAACGCCATCGGCAACGGGCCGGGCACCGTGGGCGTCGGCAACCAGTCGGTCGTCCACATCCCGTACGGCTGA
- a CDS encoding cation:dicarboxylate symporter family transporter, protein MAEKAARRDRTHYLYLAVIAAVVLGITVGLVVPDFAVELKPIGTGFVNLIKMMISPIIFCTIVLGVGSVRKAAKVGAVGGLALGYFLVMSTVALAIGLVVGNLLEPGSSLHLTEAARAAGEKQASGASESTVDFLLGIIPTTMVSSFTEGEVLQTLLIALLAGFALQAMGSAGEPVIRGIGHIQRLVFRILAMIMWAAPVGAFGAMAAVVGETGVDALKSLAIIMIGFYVTCALFVFLILGAILRLVAGVNILSLLKYLGREFLLILSTSSSESALPRLIAKMEHMGVSKPVVGITVPTGYSFNLDGTAIYLTMASLFIANATGDPLSIGEQISLLVFMVIASKGAAGVTGAGLATLAGGLQSHRPELVDGVGLIVGIDRFMSEARALTNFAGNAVATVLVGTWTKEIDRERVDQVLSGALPFDEKTMTDDAHGGEPHVPDARDGEEEQPSLVKA, encoded by the coding sequence GTGGCAGAGAAGGCCGCACGACGGGACCGCACCCACTATCTCTACCTGGCCGTGATCGCCGCCGTGGTGCTCGGCATCACGGTGGGCCTGGTGGTTCCCGACTTCGCCGTGGAGCTGAAGCCGATCGGCACAGGCTTCGTCAACCTCATCAAGATGATGATCTCGCCGATCATCTTCTGCACGATCGTGCTCGGGGTCGGCTCCGTGCGGAAGGCCGCCAAGGTCGGCGCCGTCGGTGGTCTGGCCCTCGGCTACTTCCTGGTGATGTCGACCGTCGCCCTGGCGATCGGCCTGGTCGTCGGCAACCTCCTGGAGCCCGGTTCGAGCCTCCACCTCACCGAGGCGGCCCGCGCCGCGGGTGAGAAGCAGGCGTCGGGGGCCAGCGAGTCCACCGTCGACTTCCTGCTCGGCATCATCCCCACCACCATGGTGTCCTCCTTCACCGAGGGCGAGGTCCTCCAGACCCTGCTCATCGCCCTGCTCGCGGGCTTCGCGCTCCAGGCCATGGGCTCGGCCGGAGAACCGGTCATCCGGGGCATCGGCCACATCCAGCGCCTCGTCTTCCGCATCCTGGCCATGATCATGTGGGCCGCCCCGGTCGGCGCGTTCGGCGCGATGGCGGCGGTGGTCGGCGAGACCGGCGTCGACGCGCTGAAGTCCCTCGCGATCATCATGATCGGCTTCTACGTCACCTGCGCGCTCTTCGTCTTCCTGATCCTGGGCGCGATCCTGCGCCTGGTGGCCGGGGTCAACATCCTCTCCCTGCTGAAGTACCTGGGCCGTGAGTTTCTGCTGATCCTCTCGACCTCCTCGTCCGAGTCGGCCCTGCCGCGGCTGATCGCGAAGATGGAGCACATGGGCGTCAGCAAGCCCGTCGTCGGCATCACCGTGCCGACCGGCTACTCCTTCAACCTCGACGGCACCGCGATCTACCTCACGATGGCCTCGCTCTTCATCGCCAACGCCACGGGCGACCCGCTGAGCATCGGGGAGCAGATCTCGCTGCTGGTCTTCATGGTGATCGCCTCCAAGGGCGCGGCGGGCGTCACCGGCGCCGGTCTCGCCACCCTCGCGGGCGGGCTCCAGTCGCACCGTCCCGAGCTGGTCGACGGTGTCGGCCTGATCGTCGGCATCGACCGCTTCATGAGCGAGGCCCGCGCCCTGACGAACTTCGCGGGCAACGCGGTCGCCACGGTGCTGGTCGGCACCTGGACCAAGGAGATCGACCGGGAGCGGGTGGACCAGGTCCTGTCCGGCGCCCTCCCGTTCGACGAGAAGACGATGACGGACGACGCCCACGGCGGCGAGCCGCACGTCCCGGACGCCCGGGACGGCGAGGAGGAGCAGCCCTCCCTCGTCAAGGCGTAG
- a CDS encoding response regulator: protein MIRVLVVEDDPVAADAHQLYVGRVPGFEVAAVAHSRAEAVRALDRTEVDLLLLDLYLPDGHGLQLLRSLRAAGHGADVIAVTSARDLAVVREGVSLGVVQYVLKPFTYPTLRDRLVRYAEFRAAAGEASGQEEVDRALGALRVADPVMLPKGLSGPTLEAVTRALREAPDGVTAAAAGEGLGISRITARRYLEHLVTVGRAGRRPSYGQVGRPELHYHWVAETR, encoded by the coding sequence GTGATCCGGGTGCTGGTCGTGGAGGACGACCCGGTGGCGGCGGACGCGCACCAGCTGTACGTGGGCCGGGTGCCGGGCTTCGAGGTCGCCGCCGTCGCCCACTCGCGGGCGGAGGCCGTACGGGCGCTGGACCGGACGGAGGTCGACCTGCTGCTGCTCGACCTCTACCTGCCCGACGGGCACGGTCTGCAGCTGCTGCGTTCGCTGAGGGCGGCCGGTCACGGTGCCGACGTCATCGCGGTGACGTCGGCGCGCGACCTGGCGGTGGTGCGGGAGGGCGTGTCGCTCGGCGTCGTGCAGTACGTCCTGAAGCCGTTCACCTATCCCACGCTGAGGGACCGTCTCGTGCGGTACGCCGAGTTCCGGGCGGCGGCGGGCGAGGCGAGCGGCCAGGAGGAGGTGGACCGGGCGCTGGGCGCGCTGCGGGTGGCCGACCCGGTCATGCTGCCCAAGGGGCTGAGCGGCCCGACGCTGGAGGCGGTGACCCGCGCCCTGCGGGAGGCACCGGACGGGGTGACCGCGGCGGCCGCCGGGGAGGGGCTGGGGATCTCCCGGATCACCGCCCGGCGCTATCTGGAGCACCTGGTGACGGTCGGCCGGGCCGGGCGGCGCCCGAGCTACGGCCAGGTCGGCCGGCCCGAGCTGCACTACCACTGGGTGGCCGAAACCCGCTGA
- a CDS encoding helix-turn-helix domain-containing protein: MAPGHVAYGLGAQYGMRVTAETVMAWERGTALPGERELMALAGVLWCAPGDLLAAASTLREHRIARDLAVDDLARTLGMTASAYQRIEESGRWRGNERQAVALCDALDMSAAQFLTATGRNEELAGLLTRAVTTRWQAYVRPVDKLVPLDRILVQNVLEQLHADYQALMVSTLSWNTTGRDRAGTAGEEGREFLDRVVEEFWRTAGI; encoded by the coding sequence ATGGCTCCCGGACATGTTGCGTACGGGCTCGGCGCCCAGTACGGCATGCGTGTCACGGCCGAGACCGTGATGGCCTGGGAGCGCGGAACGGCCCTGCCCGGCGAACGCGAACTCATGGCGCTGGCCGGTGTGCTGTGGTGCGCGCCGGGCGATCTGCTGGCCGCCGCGAGCACCTTGCGCGAGCACCGCATCGCCCGGGACCTCGCCGTCGACGACCTGGCGCGGACACTGGGGATGACGGCCTCCGCCTACCAGCGGATCGAGGAGTCGGGCCGCTGGCGCGGCAACGAGCGCCAGGCCGTGGCGCTCTGCGACGCGCTGGACATGTCGGCGGCCCAGTTCCTGACGGCGACGGGCAGGAACGAGGAGCTGGCGGGTCTGCTGACACGGGCGGTCACGACCCGCTGGCAGGCCTACGTGCGGCCGGTGGACAAGCTCGTGCCGCTGGACCGGATCCTGGTCCAGAACGTGCTGGAGCAACTGCACGCCGACTACCAGGCCCTGATGGTCTCCACCCTGAGCTGGAACACCACGGGCCGGGACCGTGCGGGGACGGCGGGCGAGGAGGGGCGGGAGTTCCTGGACCGGGTGGTGGAGGAGTTCTGGCGGACCGCGGGCATCTGA
- a CDS encoding ATP-dependent 6-phosphofructokinase, with the protein MRIGILTAGGDCPGLNAVIRSVVHRAVVGHGDEVIGFEDGFKGLLDGHFRPLDLNAVSGILARGGTILGSARLERDRLREAAEHCAELSTRYGIDALIPIGGEGTLTAARMLSDAGMPVVGVPKTIDNDISATDRTFGFDTAVGVATEAIDRLKTTAESHQRVMVVEVMGRHAGWIALESGMAGGAHGICLPERHFQVDDLVKMVEERFARGKKFAVICVAEGAHPAEGSMPYAKGEIDQFGHERFQGIGNRLAAELELRLGKEARPVILGHVQRGGTPTAYDRVLATRFGWNAVEAVHRGDFGRMTALRGTEIVMAPLADAVTRLKTVPSDRMYEAESVF; encoded by the coding sequence ATGCGCATCGGAATTCTCACCGCAGGCGGCGACTGCCCAGGCCTGAACGCTGTGATCCGGTCGGTCGTGCACCGCGCCGTGGTGGGCCACGGCGACGAGGTCATCGGCTTCGAGGACGGCTTCAAGGGGCTGCTCGACGGCCACTTCCGGCCCCTCGACCTCAACGCGGTCAGCGGCATCCTGGCCCGCGGCGGCACGATCCTCGGCTCGGCCCGGCTGGAGCGCGACCGGCTGCGCGAGGCCGCCGAGCACTGCGCGGAACTCTCCACCCGCTACGGCATCGACGCGCTGATCCCGATCGGCGGCGAGGGCACGCTCACCGCGGCCCGCATGCTGTCCGACGCGGGGATGCCGGTCGTCGGCGTCCCGAAGACCATCGACAACGACATCTCCGCCACCGACCGGACCTTCGGCTTCGACACCGCCGTGGGTGTCGCGACCGAGGCCATAGACCGTCTCAAGACCACCGCCGAATCGCATCAGCGCGTGATGGTCGTCGAGGTCATGGGCCGGCACGCGGGCTGGATCGCCCTGGAGTCCGGCATGGCCGGCGGTGCCCACGGCATCTGCCTGCCGGAGCGCCACTTCCAGGTCGACGACCTGGTCAAGATGGTCGAGGAACGCTTCGCGCGCGGCAAGAAATTCGCCGTCATCTGCGTCGCGGAGGGAGCCCACCCTGCCGAGGGCTCCATGCCGTACGCCAAGGGTGAGATCGACCAGTTCGGCCACGAGCGGTTCCAGGGCATCGGCAACCGCCTCGCCGCCGAACTGGAGCTGCGCCTCGGCAAGGAGGCCCGGCCGGTCATTCTCGGGCATGTCCAGCGCGGCGGCACGCCGACGGCGTACGACCGTGTGCTCGCGACCCGCTTCGGGTGGAACGCCGTGGAGGCGGTGCACCGCGGCGACTTCGGCCGGATGACGGCGCTGCGCGGCACCGAGATCGTGATGGCCCCGCTGGCGGACGCCGTGACCCGTCTGAAGACGGTCCCCAGCGACCGGATGTACGAGGCCGAGTCGGTCTTCTAG